The DNA sequence GAACACACTGGTTCCTGCCAAAATCCACAATCTTGGGtgacggtacttgcatcatcagctaacaatccattacgtcacagaatggaacagacgacagcaccctctcgtggtggtactgtgtactaggtcagttggactctgaacctcgtggtgaacacactggattgctgtactgcatcaaattCTTTAACCAAAGGTTgcatgcatgatttcgacagttgatgattagtaaacatgtttgcagagtcttttagatggattattatttggacaatttacaagttgtttgcctCTCTGGACATAAATCTATTGCATTATTTACTAGTGGTTTGCAGGTCTTTAGGTCGTgcgatgcattattttgacagtttacaactaGCAAGTGcgtctgcagagcattatacatgagttattttggtaatttaggagtagtttgcaggtctgtaggctgtgtggcacgATCCCAGGCATACCAGAGCGTGTGGTTTATATCAGTGTAATAAACATAGTATCTCTCAAAATCCATCCCTTTAATAAATTTTTCTACAATAAGTAAAGTACAATCCTtgttctctccagcagcccagtcaTTTTCCCGCCAATCACTATCACGAGGTTGTGGTCAGATGACTTACGTTAGTGGGGGTGGATGAAGTGACCTATTTTCCGGCAATTTTGTTAGGTTACtagaggtgtgttgcattttcCTGGTGGAATTAGGACTTCCCGCCAGTTCCTAGGAAAAGGTTGCAGTcaggtgacttacgttagtggaggtagcccaagtgagctatttcccagccattttcttagattagtgtAAGTGTGTTGCGTTATCCTGATGGAATGTGAACATCCTGCCAGGGGGGCGTGACCGCGCGGCGTGGCAGttccccgccatcttggataacgttacttgcgtcatcagctgacgtaatggcttccatcttggatgacgtcatgtgcggttgccaagtctacaggctgcCATCTAGGATGAAGTTGTCGCCGCCATGTTGGattcatctggcaacaatgcagagtgtagTGCCACCCCCTTTGTTGCATTACTTTCACTCATAAGTATGGAGTATGCATCAATCTCACGTCTTCATTGTCGTTGCTTTCTTCAAATATGAAAGTTGGACCAACAGGGTCCATGCTGTAGGATGCTCCAGGAAATTGTCATATCTCAAAGTCAGTGATAACTTTATTGAGCTAAATCCGCATTTAAGTACACagtgtttgaaacatttttgcaagaatgcattCAAAGAAAATGTTTTGGGACTGTTACTGCTAATGCCAGTGTATAGTGTGTGGTACAAGTGTTAATGTTCTTACAACTTACTTCACCACTTCTTGTAGCAGAATACATTTAATAATGCTTTCATCATACTGTGTGATAAGTTTAAATATCTTTTGTCATGTCTAGATCGTACATATTTTATCTTAATGCACAGCACAAGGATACATCCAGAAAACCGCTCCTGCGCGTAAAAGTAGCAGCAGTGGCATGGAAAAGAAACTGATGCCTCTGCTAACACCCAGACGAATTGTATCAGATAGTTTTTCAACGCAGCTGAATTTATTTAACAGAGCTGAGGAATTCGTGAGCATTGATATAGCTGGGGAATCGACAACATTTGCAGATTCCCATCATATTCGTTATTACCGATTATGACCCTGTTGTAGAAGAGGTGTTATATGTCGATAATGAAAAGGTTATGattatatatattttgttataATAAGTATTCAAACACAAGAAAGTATACTGCGCTTGTgattattcatatttttttttaaattgtaaatattttgttgaaactgttaaagcagaagtagagacatcttgtttgaagcgaaatcgatactgaaactctttgataagattaaagtcaatgtacatattaagaaaaatggtgtaatatttacttttaaatattgtaaagatatctatttgttataattattaaatgtaaaaaggtgttataatgtaattatgtatgtaatagttACTGGCACTCACTTAGGGCTGTAGGAGATATGTGTAATCTAAAAGATGGAGTAGTTCTGTCAGGAACGGAAAGCTGTGTAAGCGTAGGAAAAGGTGGGAGCAGAAACGTTGGCGCGCTTTGGAGGGGGCAAACAAAGTTAGTCGGTGGCCAGTGATCTTAGAGGCAGCATGTACAGTGCCAGCATAGTGTGAAGTTCGTCATATTGTTGCATCTTGCCTCGGTTGGAAACTGCAGTTTATCACGGCCTGGTATGGGAAGAAAAACGGGCTGTTGATTATAAGATAGATCAACGCTATGAAGAGGAAATAAGTGTGTGCCAGGAAATTGAaatgtgctttaagaataataacCATCATCAAAATTAAGAATTGTGTCCACCTTATAATTTATCCCGCTCACAAACCAAGCAGGATCCTAACCTGGTACATGAAAATTCCGAGTGAGCTGTATTCAGCCAAGACAGTGAAATCTTTAATATATTGTTGGCAAATCAGtgattaatcagtgaaataattgatgcaaagaataactgagaatttaataattaacattgctattattttctgtgttaaaatgattatgtaaggttatgccagattcagagaccacattggataaattgtttgctgctttcacattacgtattaatgaaaggaaatactaagttgatgattaatggtgataaatagtaacattaaacagtttatagtgaatcaatgaaatgttgagaaccaaatatgttgatgtagagaccctcccccccccccccccccccccttcgcctgtCCTAATTTACTTTTGCTTTCATGAAATCAGTCTGTTTGCTTAAGCAATTGGGTGCTGTTGATTTGTTTCGAGTGGCTAAAATTTTCTTGTATTGCTGAACCATCTTTTatctaaatctaaagtgaagtctgTTAGGTAAATAGGGAGTTGCAATCTTTTCTGCTGTCCTACTCAGCTTCATGACGTGTGCCTGATTATACTGGCGAATAATAGTGTACCATCAACCACATATATTGTTATCGATGCAGAATAGTAGTCTAACTACTGTTATTTGCCATACCTCTGAGCTAATGACTTATTTGAAGAAACGAGTTAAAGTCTGATGCTTATTCCTTAGGTTAACACAACGGTTATTACACTTGTTTTTGTGGTTTTACTGTCCAGATaggtaactgtatttctgtttgtcacattgcttattattaacagtatagtataagaatattacagttggctttgcacaacagtatgttttgtaaaccaattcAGATAACACAAAATACACGCAGGTATTACATCTGGTTCTACATATCAGGACAGTAAATAACACACACAACATAAGCAAGAAAAttacacattcttatttctacaactCGGTTGCCTCTGCAAAAACGTTCAACCAAAACTTTACAGAATGCAGTAACTGTTTGAGATATACACTTCAAGGAATAAAAGTTGGTACACCTGGAAAGGCGTCGTCGATTTTGATTCGTTGATGGCATATTCCACTTGGGagataatatatttatatatatactgataatggtttcaaagtcGTCCGCTAACAGATAGCATAGTAGCAAAGCTACCAGACCGCCACTTGTGTATACCCTTTAATAGCAGCCAGAAGACTCAGTATGGTGTAAAcgggtgaagcaagcaggcaaccatgccatggaggCACACTCATGCTTCCAAGAACCTACTGACTAAGTTTTAAACTGATTAAATTGTGGCGTTGCGAGTGGCAGGATGTTCTTTTCAGAGAATTGCCACAGAAGTgggacgtgctgcatcagttgtacaacgatgttggtatcagtggtcacgtgaatattctcacacttttggtgtttctggagggtacgttaaccagcgctcggtacatgcCTAATGTGGTTAGACCGTTATTTTGCCATTCTTGTGACAGGAGAGTGATGTGGTGTTCCAACATAGTGCAGAcacatctcagaatcgtcgtattgtaagggcagcagtggcagatcgtacagttaccacagcacagataagaggacgtGTGAGTTCAGAtgtgccaacacgaactgttgcaagcCAGTTATTagcacctctagcctgtcttccactcatgccTCAGCATCGTCGTGTGTGAGTTGGTCGTCACCCATGAAAGCATATTCTTCCTGCACGCAAGTGGTGGTTGTTTGCACATATACTGTAGACCTattgagcactgtctcgtagagtacaTTTGTCCAAGACACGCTATCCCTACCCCAAGtcttatggtctggagtgcaataAGCAGCAACCctcgttcacttttggtgtttctggagggtacgctaaccagcgctcggtacatgcCTAATGTGGTTAGACCGTTATTTTGCCATTCTTGTGACAGGAGAGTGAtgtggtgttccaacaggataatgattGTCCACACATTGCTCATGAAACTCAACTTGCTCTGGAAGACGTGTAGCAACTTCCCTTGTCAAAATGGTCTCTGGACTTATTTCCATTCAAGCACTTGTGCGATATGGTGTGCCTACAAGTGACCTGTGAAACACGTCAActgacaactcttacagaactacgagaAATGCTTGAGCAGGCATGGAATAACATATCCcatgacagtattcgccatctgtacgatcgactggatgccagactcAGCGTCTGCATTGCTGCCCATGGAGGTTGCACTGCGTAATAATGTTGCTGTTTCAGCATGAGTCGATACTTGGACCTCaatttcatatactccatatgcactgttacaaaaATACGTCTTTAGTGGATAGGAAACCTTTAAAACGGCgtactatttttttccagcagtgtggcTGGCTATGAAATATGGAATTTGTAAGCAAGGCACTAAAAGTAAACTTTCATTGCCAAAAACCGAAAAATAACAATAGATAACTGATTCACAGGTAGTGCTTTCCTGGGGGTCTATCAGATTCGTTGGAATTTTAAAATCAGTGGGTGACATCCTAGTGCCTACCCTCAGCATGCGCTGTGTACTGTATTATTCCTGCCACGTCTAGGGCTGCAAGGTCAAAAACAGTAAAGCCGGACTCAGCGTTATATTTAGTCAGACAGTTTGCCCTAAAAGTCGGAACACTGATTTCAAATAAAAATAGTCAGCTGGAGATTTTCTGTCGTTTATTAATAATTAATAAGTCAGTTTTTGCTAGATCAGCCTTAAATGTACTTAAACTAAAAAATCAGTCAATAGACAGTCATATaatttggaaattgaaataacagttAAGTGCTCAGACTTCTTAACAGCTCAGTCCACTTTCTAAGATAATCTTATATCAAAATAAACTGAAAGTtcttcattaaacaaaataaacagtcaattttttttctgtgacGTAAAACAAAAGGACATTCGTAACTCTTGTCGTTTTAGTTAGATTTATCAAACAATAATAATCTTTTGTTAAGTACCAATAGTAATGTTTCTCAGTTAAAACTACTTTATGAAGAATCTTATTTTTCTTGGATTTCATTTCGAGAAGCTCTTGACAGGatgattttaaatttcacaaaaataaaatcatATTTGCAATTACGTCGATTATGTCGGTTTGCAATTTATAGCGTTCCTTCGTCCATTTAGAAAGAAAACGTGCTTTCAAAATTGGTGTCATGGTCTGGAATAGTAAAGCAATTTTTTGCCAAAATCAGAAGTTCCCAATAAAATCCGTCATTGTAGTGTGATTTGAAATAATCTGTCAAGTTTTCATGTGTCAAAAGATTATTaaaagcagagtcagtttttttcgTTAATTTCGCAAAATTTGGATACTGTTGATGGAATTTATGCTCATCCAACTTAACTTTTTCTTTCTAGACAAAATGTCTATAGTTTCTGCTATTTATTCCTAGGCTGGAACATAGGTAAATGTCATTCCCAATAATTGCTTTAATTGGGTGCTGAATTCACATCCCATGATATTAAGCAATCTTTGGTAGCTATATAGATATTATTCACGGTTGCTGTAAATTCTTCCACATGCTTTGGCATAGGCTGATCGGCACATTCTGTTTCTTCCCACTCGACTTGCCCGTACAGTTTTTTTGACATTATGTCTTAGGATAGTTCAGCCCACAAAGAAAAACATAGGACACAGATATGACATTAGCATAGACTCGTTTATATATCCTTCTGATATCTCCTTATTCCTCCCACTTTTGTCATACTTTTGAATGAATCTTAGCCTGCGTTCACAGTGGCAACGATAGCAGTGGCCAGACACCATCGCCAGAGGTCGTCCCATAACATCGGCTGACAGGTTGATCACAGTATGTCTGATTCCCTTCATCAGTTTTGGTGGGTTGAAGGAGACTGTATTAGGTTAGGTTAGAACCTATGAATTAGGTTAGACTTTAATCTAGGTCGGAATTAATACGATGACCTGTCTGTGCTCGGAGATGAGTGCTATGTTATGACTTCTGCTATTACAAAGACGCCGAATGCATCTGACTAAGCTATAACTGCCTCGAAAATAACGTGCAAGTACTGTACAGTCTGTCTTCAGTTATCGAAATAGCCAGACAGGTTTTTCGAATATAGTATATGAAATTaagggagaaacgttctgttacatactcgaAATGATTCATGACCACCTTGAAAAGCAAGATTATAGACACTctgttttgctgtgtttattttaaGTTGTGCAGACACACCTCAAATAATCTTCAATGAGTGCCATTCAAAAACgtgtgaaagacaagcataaagttTAGAATGAGGTACTCTGAATACCTAAAGCACTGAAAGGTGGAAAAACAAACACCTCATCTGCAAAACATTTCATATAACCGTCACcaccctactggcataaaaacaTCGGAAGCAGTTTAACAATTTGCAGGCAGCTAATACCCACCTATTACAACCCAAGgaagatccactacagtaactaTAAGGCTCCTTATACACTGGCGATTTGGTCGCGCGAGTTGCAAAGTAGGCGGAGTCGCGTCTGTCCTTTAACAAGCAGTTCCCATAAGGCCTTTCACACTGGCGATTTGGTCGCGCACCCGCTGTGCGCCTGCCGTTCCAAGCGACTGGTCGCTGCGATTCAGCCGCGTTTGACCCTTTCACACTCGGCGACCTGACAGCAAGGCTAGGCAGCAGTGGACGGGGTAAACAGCTGACACCTCGCCTTGCCTCGCCTGTGTGGTTGTTACCTTTCGTGCTACTGTGCTATTTCTGCTACAAAAATGACTTTCGATGTGGAACTTTTCATCACTGAGTAGAACGTTGCCCTGGAAATTTGGGATTCAAGAAACAAGGATTACACTAATGAGATCGAAAAAGGTAATGCTTGGGAGGAAATGTGTAAGAAATTTGTTCCTGACTTCGAAAATAAAACAGTATCGGAGAAAAACGAAAGTGGTATGTATTATTTCGTTTATTTCTCATTAGAATACATCTTATACTTTTGGGAACATTTTGGGTAAACAGTGCTCTTTTCCTCTTACAATTTTTATAAGAAGCAGTCTAGAGCGCAAACTTTGTTTCAATTTTCATAAGGAGTAACAGCACCTGGAGGCATCCGTAGCATCCGCTCTGCTCCACGCCAACTGCGGTAATGCCTGAAGATGATCCACGTATGGATTGAAACTAGATGCTAATAAATTCAAACGTTTTTACTTTAGActgtttttttataaaaattagaatacattttatatcttgctgATAAAATAATCATCTAATTTGTCTTGTACACTCGCAGCATAGTGGCTTCTTACAGGAGTGCTGCTCTGTACATTGTGCAGCCCAATTGTTTCTAAAGTTTCATCCAGTTTGAACCCATCTGTTTTGCGAACGAAGTTGCGCAGATCGCAACATGCTTTAATTATATCTGCACAGAAGTCCTCATTCACATTTAAAGGGCGATGAAAAATTCGCCATTTGTTGGATAGGATTCCAAAAGTGCGCTCAATGTAACGTCGCACCCTCAATAACCTGTAATTAtaaatctttcttttctctgtcAAATTTTTTCCACTGTACGGACGTTGCACGTTTTCTTCAAGTGCAAATGCTTCATCTCCAATAAAGCAGAATGTAAGAGGCTCACCTGGGTCAGTCAAAGGTCGAGGCTCTGGCAAATTTAAATTATTGTctttcattcttttgtaaagctcactatttttgtaaatttgtaaCTCCCCACTTTTGCCATATGAACCTACGTCTATGAATGTAAAGCAATAATCAGTGTCACAAACTGCtagtaacactattgagaaaaagcGTTTGTAGTTATGGTATAAAGAGCCACTGTGCTCAGGTTTAAACGTTCTTACATGCTTTCCATCAATTGCACCAAGACAGTTCGGAAAGTCAGCATACACTTTAAATTTTTCTGCTATATTAATCCAACCTTCTTATGATGCAGGTGTCATGCATATTCTTTGTAGATATCCCATATCTCCCGACAAGTGTCTCGCACGATTTTTGATATACTTGAAATGCCACATTTGAAGGAATAATGTAGCTCTGTAAACGTACAGCCTGTAGCTAGGTACCTGAAATAAGAGAGTTTTGTTTCTTTGTAGCAACACAGTTACATATGAAGTGGAAGAGCATTCGTGACTGTTGCACAAGAGAACTCAACAAGAGAAAAGCCTCAAAAAGTGGTCCTCTTGCAGAAACCCACaaacaatatttatatttcctatCACCTGTAACTGCCACTAAACCACCAGAGTTGGAAGAAGCTGATACACATACTGATGAGGCAAATAATTCTGATGTACAGGATGGAGTTGCCTCCAATTCCCGTAAGAGACAAAAGGTGACAGATGAGGAGAAATTATTTCCGGTACTTGCAGCAaacatcaagggaaaaaaaaacgcATCAATGGCCAAAGCAGATGACCCTGACAAACATTTTCTCCTATCATTATTAGATGATTTGAAATCTGTGCCACAACATTTGCAAATGGATGCTAAATTTGAAATAATATCAGTTTTGAGAAAGCACAGCTGGTCTTACAGTTCGCTAGACA is a window from the Schistocerca americana isolate TAMUIC-IGC-003095 chromosome X, iqSchAmer2.1, whole genome shotgun sequence genome containing:
- the LOC124556139 gene encoding uncharacterized protein LOC124556139; this translates as MCKKFVPDFENKTVSEKNESATQLHMKWKSIRDCCTRELNKRKASKSGPLAETHKQYLYFLSPVTATKPPELEEADTHTDEANNSDVQDGVASNSRKRQKVTDEEKLFPVLAANIKGKKNASMAKADDPDKHFLLSLLDDLKSVPQHLQMDAKFEIISVLRKHSWSYSSLDNYNIQFISQIPMPVYSNSPITVPASNPSPCTSNRDSTLLPVSSDSQVVTDLFSG